A genomic segment from Spinacia oleracea cultivar Varoflay chromosome 3, BTI_SOV_V1, whole genome shotgun sequence encodes:
- the LOC110797208 gene encoding prolycopene isomerase, chloroplastic, which produces MAFCGFSPLPKFHHLPSSSIKHFPLNSHSHSFKSSILARLSNDQPSSATNGLPPSIPGKLEADVVVIGSGIGGLCCAGLLARYEKDVLVLESHDQPGGAAHSFEVKGYKFDSGPSLFSGFQSRGPQANPLAQVLDALGETIPCAKYDSWMVYLPEAEFLSRIGATEFLKDLEKYASANAVQEWKKLLDAILPLSAAAMALPPLSIRGDLGVISTAGARYAPSLLKSFAEMGPQGAFGATKLLRPFSEIVDSLGLKDPFVRNWVDLLAFLLAGVKSNGILSAEMIYMFAEWYKPGCVLEYPLHGTGAVVDALVRGIQKFGGRISLRSHVEKIVIENGRAVGVRLKSGQFIRAKKAVVSNASMWDTLNLLPEESLPKKYQEKIRSTPQCESFMHLHLGFDAKGLRENLGIHHIVVNDWKRGVDADQNVVLISVPSVLSPDLAPPGKHVLHAYTPGTEPFELWEGLDRRSDEYKKLKTERAEVMWRAVERALGPGFDREKCEVKMIGTPLTHKRFLRRNRGTYGPAIEAGKGTFPGHATPIPQLYCCGDSTFPGIGVPAVAASGAIVANSLVSVSQHSQLLDAIGI; this is translated from the exons ATGGCTTTTTGTGGTTTCTCACCTCTCCCCAAATTCCACCATCTCCCTTCTTCTTCAATCAAGCATTTCCCTCTTAATTCCCATTCACATTCATTTAAATCCTCCATTTTGGCGCGACTTTCCAACGATCAGCCATCCTCTGCTACCAACGGTCTCCCCCCTTCAATTCCAG GCAAACTTGAGGCAGATGTGGTAGTAATTGGGAGTGGCATCGGAGGACTATGTTGTGCTGGACTTCTAGCAAGGTATGAGAAAGACGTTCTCGTGTTAGAAAGTCATGACCAACCTGGGGGTGCTGCTCATTCATTTGAAGTTAAAGGCTATAAGTTTGACTCCGGACCTTCTCTATTCTCGGGATTTCAATCAAGAGGTCCCCAGGCAAATCCACTTGCACAA GTGTTGGATGCCCTCGGTGAAACCATACCCTGTGCCAAGTATGATTCATGGATGGTTTACTTACCTGAAGCAGAGTTTTTGTCTCGAATAGGTGCCACAGAATTTCTGAAG GATCTTGAGAAGTATGCTAGTGCCAATGCAGTTCAGGAATGGAAAAAGCTTCTT GATGCCATACTACCTTTGTCTGCAGCAGCAATGGCTCTCCCTCCTTTGTCTATTAGAGGTGATTTGGGTGTTATATCAACTGCTGGAGCTAGGTATGCTCCTTCTTTATTGAAGTCTTTTGCCGAGATGGGACCTCAAGGAGCTTTTGGTGCTACAAAGCTTCTCCGGCCTTTTTCAGAAATAGTTGATTCGCTGGGGCTGAAAGATCCTTTCGTTCGGAACTGGGTGGATCTTCTGGCTTTCCTTTTAGCTGGTGTTAAATCTAACGGTATACTCTCAGCAGAGATG ATTTACATGTTTGCCGAGTGGTACAAGCCAGGGTGTGTTCTTGAGTACCCTTTACATGGAACTGGAGCAGTTGTTGATGCTTTGGTTCGTGGAATTCAGAAATTTGGTGGAAGGATTTCCCTTCGGTCTCATGTTGAGAAAATTGTCATCGAAAATGGACGAGCAGTTGGCGTTAGACTCAAAAGTGGTCAA TTTATACGCGCAAAGAAGGCAGTTGTCAGTAATGCATCAATGTGGGACACCTTAAATCTGTTACCGGAGGAATCTTTACCGAAGAAATATCAGGAGAAAATTAGATCAACTCCACAATGTGAATCTTTCATGCATCTTCATTTGGGTTTCGATGCAAAG GGTTTACGTGAAAACTTGGGTATTCATCATATAGTTGTGAATGATTGGAAGAGAGGAGTAGATGCAGATCAGAATGTTGTTTTGATATCAGTACCCAGTGTTCTGAGTCCAGATTTAGCGCCCCCTGGTAAGCATGTACTACATGCATACACACCAGGAACAGAACCATTTGAGTTATGGGAAGGGCTTGACCGTAGAAGTGATGAGTACAAAAAACTCAAAACTGAAAGAGCAGAG GTAATGTGGAGGGCGGTAGAGCGAGCACTTGGACCAGGTTTTGACAGGGAAAAATGTGAAGTGAAAATGATAGGGACACCATTAACACATAAAAGATTTCTTCGAAGAAATAGAGGAACATATGGTCCAGCAATTGAAGCTGGGAAAGGCACATTTCCTGGTCATGCAACTCCTATTCCGCAACTATACTGCTGTGGAGATTCTACATTTCCAGGCATTGGAGTTCCTGCTGTTGCTGCCAGTGGAGCCATTGTTGCCAATTCTCTTGTTTCTGTATCTCAACACTCTCAGCTTCTTGATGCCATTGGCATCTAG